The DNA segment TAAGCCGGGAGCGATTCTTGAAAATGTAGTAATGGATAGCAAGGGCAATGTAGATTTTAAAGATACTTCCGTTACACAAAACACTAGGGTAAGTTACCCTATTTATCATATTGATAACATACAGCAACCTTCAATTGGGAAAAACCCTAAAAACATATTCTTCCTTACGGCAGATGCGTTTGGGGTGTTGCCTCCTATTTCAAAATTAACACCTGGTCAAGCAGCATATCACTTTATTAGCGGGTATACGGCAAAAGTAGCCGGAACCGAAGCTGGAATTGATGAGCCGTTACCGAGCTTTTCAGCTTGTTTTGGAGCACCTTTTATGCCGTTGCACCCAACAAAATATGCTGAAATGCTAAGTACTAAAATGAAAGAATCCGGGGTAAATGTTTGGCTGGTAAACACGGGTTGGACAGGTGGTCCTTATGGTACTGGAAGACGTATGAAGTTGAAATATACTCGTGCGATGATAACAGCAGCGCTAAACAATCAGCTGGAAGATGTGGCGTATGAAAACCATCCTATTTTTGGTTTGAATATGCCAAAAGAATGTCCTAATGTGCCAGACGATGTTTTAAACCCACGGCAAACTTGGGCAGATAAAGAGGCTTATGATGTGAAAGCTGAATCCTTAGCAAAATCTTTTAAAACTAATTTTGAGAAGTTTGAATCCTATGCGAATGAAGAAATTCTTTCTGGAGCACCTATTAAAGGGTAACTAACACTCAATAATAAACTAAAAAACGCGCTGTAATTAAACAGCGCGTTTTTTGTTAGAAGTTTTTAACGAAGTCCCTTTATTTTTTATTTACCTCCTTAATGTACTTTTCAAGTGCCATAGTCATAGATGGGGTTTCAGTTGTAGGAGCTTGAATATCTACTCGCAGACCATTATCGGTTACGGCCTTTACAGTTGTGTTTCCAAAGACGGCGATTCGTGTATTTTTTTGTTCAAAATCTGGGAAGTTTTCCAAAAGAGATACAATTCCACTTGGGCTAAAAAACACTAAAATATCATACGATACGTGACGAAGATCAGAAAGATCGCTTACTACAGTTTTGTAAAAAGTGGCTTGTTTCCACTTTACGCCTAACTCATCTAATAATTCAGGAACGATAGGTTTCAACTTATCTGAAGAGGGAAGTAAAAAACTCTCGCTCTTGTATTTTTTAACAAGAGGCATAAGTTCTTGAAACGTACGTTTACCAACATAAATCTTTCGTTTTCTATAAACAACATATTTTTGCAAGTAATAAGCTACCGCTTCACTCTGGCAGAAATACTTCATTGAGTCCGGCACTTTAAAACGCATTTCTTCGGCTATTCTGAAAAAATGGTCAACCGCATTCCTACTTGTCAAAATAATTGCCGTGTATTGAGACAAATCAACTTTTTGCCCCCTAACTTCTTTGCTAGGAACTCCTTCAACGTGAATAAAAGGTCTGAAATCTATTTTTACTTTTTGTCTATCAATAAGATCAAAATAGGGGGAGTTTTCAACCTTGGGCTCAGGTTGCGAAACCAAAATAGTTTTCACTTTCATAAAATCAGTTTTTTTAATTCTTTTCTATCTAAACCAACGTTTTATACAAGATAAAATAGGGTGAGATTTCAAGTGCGCAAAGATACAAAATAAAATAGAAGAAATTACCAATTATTAAATTTCTGTTAGTTTTGTAGCTGTAAAACAGTGCAATACCATTAAACACTACAATTACCGCTAGAAAGATAAATAGGATTTTAGTCGTAGGCTCAATAATAAAATATAAAAAAAGATTGAATATGAAAATCAAAAGCGAAATTAGGTTTCGGTAACTTAGCTTTTGAAACAAATAAGAGTTTATAACGGTATCTATTGAAAAAGCAGTTCCTATAATTTTTTCAATGCAAAATTTTACAAAAACGAACACCGAGTAGCCGGTACAAATTTGAATAAACAGAAACTCGTCCGAACTTACAATTTCAGGACTAAAAACCTTGAAAAACAAATAAATGAACAAAGAGACCGAAAGAATCTGGCCAACAAACAATAAAATATTAAAGGGATGCACGATGACTTCTGTCTTTCCTTGAACCAAAAAATACTTGTCACTTACAGGCAATGTTATAAATTGCTGAAATTGTCTCGGGTACAAATGTTTTGCAAGGGTTATTACCAATAGACAAATAACTAACGTGATTATCACCCAATCTATGGACTCAATATGTCTTTCAATATACTGCAACTGTTGCTTTTTGGAGTTAAAGGTACATTAAAATACATATGACAAAAAGCAATTCAATTAGAATTTCCTTCACGTTTATTTGCTGAAAAAAGGGTACATTTGCCTCAAAAAGTAGGCTATGTCCAAAGCCCTTGTGGTGATACCAACATACAATGAAATTGAAAATATAGAGCGGTTGGTACGTAATGTTTTTTCGTTGGGAATGGGTTTCCACATATTAGTGGTCGATGACAACTCTCCAGATGGTACGGGACAAGCTGTTGAGTCACTTTTTGAAAACTACCCCGAACAACTTTTTTTGCTAAAAAGGAAAGAAAAAGCAGGGTTGGGCACAGCATATATAGCAGGATTTAAGTGGGCGTTGCAACGTGATTATGAATATGTTTTTGAAATGGATGCTGATTTTTCTCATAACCCAAACGATTTAATACGTCTCTATAATGCCTGTAGAAAAAATGGTGCGGACGTATCCATCGGTTCCCGGTATGTGCAAGGTGTAAATGTTGTAAATTGGCCTATGGATCGCGTATTGCTATCTTGGTCGGCTTCAAAATACGTTCGGTTTGTA comes from the Marixanthomonas ophiurae genome and includes:
- a CDS encoding DUF4271 domain-containing protein → MIITLVICLLVITLAKHLYPRQFQQFITLPVSDKYFLVQGKTEVIVHPFNILLFVGQILSVSLFIYLFFKVFSPEIVSSDEFLFIQICTGYSVFVFVKFCIEKIIGTAFSIDTVINSYLFQKLSYRNLISLLIFIFNLFLYFIIEPTTKILFIFLAVIVVFNGIALFYSYKTNRNLIIGNFFYFILYLCALEISPYFILYKTLV
- a CDS encoding polyprenol monophosphomannose synthase, with the protein product MSKALVVIPTYNEIENIERLVRNVFSLGMGFHILVVDDNSPDGTGQAVESLFENYPEQLFLLKRKEKAGLGTAYIAGFKWALQRDYEYVFEMDADFSHNPNDLIRLYNACRKNGADVSIGSRYVQGVNVVNWPMDRVLLSWSASKYVRFVTGMKIYDTTAGFVCYRRRVLEKINLDKIQFVGYAFQIEMKYKAYLAKFKIEEVPVIFTDRTRGESKMDRGIISEAIFGVVKMKFKSLFGNTDFNEI
- a CDS encoding uroporphyrinogen-III synthase, producing MKVKTILVSQPEPKVENSPYFDLIDRQKVKIDFRPFIHVEGVPSKEVRGQKVDLSQYTAIILTSRNAVDHFFRIAEEMRFKVPDSMKYFCQSEAVAYYLQKYVVYRKRKIYVGKRTFQELMPLVKKYKSESFLLPSSDKLKPIVPELLDELGVKWKQATFYKTVVSDLSDLRHVSYDILVFFSPSGIVSLLENFPDFEQKNTRIAVFGNTTVKAVTDNGLRVDIQAPTTETPSMTMALEKYIKEVNKK